A genomic window from Acidobacteriota bacterium includes:
- a CDS encoding carbon monoxide dehydrogenase subunit G: MKIEGSYTIKFSRERLFSLLVSPDILQRCVPGCQSLETNEDGSYNMVMKTGIGSIKGVFNGLIRLGEVDEPNHFTMLVEGKGAPGFLKGQGALDLTEQDNETTICYSGDVAVGGTLASVGQRMVQSAAKMMAGQFFASIEAEAKAIAKAEESGLPVELPKHGFLRNTIRQIRN; this comes from the coding sequence ATGAAAATCGAAGGAAGCTATACCATAAAATTCAGTCGCGAGCGTTTATTCAGCCTTCTTGTTTCCCCGGATATTCTTCAGCGTTGTGTTCCAGGTTGCCAATCTCTGGAAACAAACGAAGACGGCTCCTACAACATGGTCATGAAAACAGGTATTGGTTCCATCAAAGGGGTCTTTAACGGGCTGATCCGGTTGGGCGAAGTGGACGAGCCGAACCATTTCACGATGCTTGTTGAAGGAAAAGGCGCGCCCGGTTTTTTGAAAGGACAAGGCGCGCTTGATCTGACAGAACAGGATAATGAGACAACGATTTGTTATTCCGGCGATGTCGCGGTTGGCGGAACCCTGGCCAGCGTTGGCCAACGCATGGTTCAATCCGCCGCCAAAATGATGGCGGGCCAGTTTTTTGCCTCCATCGAAGCGGAAGCCAAGGCAATCGCGAAAGCAGAAGAATCTGGTTTGCCCGTTGAACTGCCCAAACACGGCTTTCTTCGTAACACAATTCGGCAAATTCGTAATTGA
- a CDS encoding PmoA family protein: MKRYLILWLTLGLIGMASIAQAQNVKITENKEKKQYDVTVDGQPFTSYVFWDNQKKPILYPLRTSKGTIVTRGYPLEKVAGERTDHPHHISSWFNYGNINGVDFWNTPPEGVKRDPGQLSGFGTIKHRAVKSMKGGKGAAELDVTMDWLMPDGSKIMQEDDQIFFRAAKDLRIIDRVITLTAQDKKVVFNDSKEGALGIRVTRTLEEPSNRPEVFTDANGVPTKVPVMDNKGVAGVYLSSEGKIGEKEGWGTRAKWMTLSGTVKGEDVVIGIFDHPKNPTYPTYWHARGYGLFAANPFGAKEFTKGAKTLNYTLEPGQKITLRFRILIHSGKLTKEETEALYSQFLQDIKN, encoded by the coding sequence ATGAAACGCTATCTCATACTCTGGCTAACTTTGGGATTGATTGGCATGGCGTCCATTGCTCAAGCACAAAACGTCAAGATCACTGAAAATAAAGAAAAGAAACAATATGACGTGACGGTTGATGGCCAACCGTTCACGTCTTACGTCTTTTGGGACAATCAGAAAAAGCCGATTCTGTATCCGTTGCGCACCTCGAAAGGCACCATCGTGACGCGCGGTTACCCGCTGGAAAAAGTCGCGGGAGAACGGACAGATCATCCGCATCACATTTCTTCCTGGTTCAATTACGGCAACATCAACGGCGTTGATTTCTGGAATACGCCGCCCGAAGGCGTCAAGCGCGATCCTGGACAATTAAGCGGATTCGGCACAATCAAACACCGCGCTGTCAAGTCAATGAAAGGTGGCAAGGGCGCGGCGGAACTCGATGTGACAATGGATTGGCTGATGCCTGACGGATCGAAGATTATGCAGGAAGACGACCAAATCTTCTTCCGCGCCGCCAAAGATCTTCGCATCATTGATCGCGTCATCACGCTGACCGCACAAGACAAAAAAGTTGTCTTCAACGACTCAAAAGAAGGTGCGCTGGGAATCCGCGTGACTCGCACATTGGAAGAGCCTTCAAACAGGCCTGAAGTCTTTACCGATGCGAACGGTGTTCCCACAAAAGTTCCGGTCATGGATAACAAGGGTGTTGCAGGTGTTTATCTCAGCAGTGAAGGCAAAATTGGCGAGAAAGAGGGTTGGGGTACGCGCGCCAAATGGATGACGCTTTCCGGCACGGTGAAAGGCGAAGATGTGGTAATCGGAATTTTCGATCATCCGAAAAATCCGACCTATCCGACATATTGGCATGCGCGCGGATACGGGCTGTTCGCTGCCAACCCATTTGGAGCCAAAGAATTCACCAAGGGAGCCAAAACGCTGAACTACACTTTGGAACCCGGGCAGAAAATCACCTTGCGGTTTCGCATTCTGATTCATTCAGGCAAGCTGACTAAGGAAGAAACTGAGGCTCTCTATTCGCAATTCCTGCAGGACATTAAAAACTGA
- a CDS encoding Gfo/Idh/MocA family oxidoreductase: protein MSKTTRRDFMKTTSVAAAGLAATSMPAYSYDRILGANDKVHVAIIGAGDRMTQSLVPAFFTQSEELNFEMVAVCDIWKHHRETNTAKIQANEKYKSKAAKIAMARNTDELYEMKGIDAVMIATADFQHAYCAIEAVKAGKDVYCEKPFANIMSDANEALRVIGGSKQVFQVGTQRRSTSSYMKAKEYLDSGKFGDIVFADMTWNVNQPGRWRRPNVVPLMKQEDTDWKRFLINRDPKIPFDARKHLEFRLFWPFSSGIPDQWLVHQIDTVHWFTGIPHPRSVVANGGIYLWKDGRANWDTMTAVFDYHNPKTDKAFQVLYSSRMTNEAGDVKEIYYSNAGSLNLDTNKIGPEGGLQERYAKQMGMKANLLEPFSLGEAGGMETSANTGVDKQTVAHVRNWMECIRSRNQKTNADIHAAYNHSVALCMTIKAIQTGARVTFDDKKQEVSAG from the coding sequence ATGAGTAAGACGACACGCAGAGATTTTATGAAGACCACATCGGTCGCTGCTGCCGGACTGGCTGCGACCAGCATGCCCGCGTACAGCTACGACAGGATTTTGGGCGCGAACGACAAAGTTCACGTTGCCATCATTGGCGCCGGGGATCGCATGACGCAATCTCTGGTTCCGGCGTTTTTCACTCAATCCGAAGAGTTGAACTTCGAAATGGTCGCCGTATGCGACATCTGGAAACATCATCGCGAAACCAATACGGCCAAAATTCAGGCCAATGAAAAGTACAAATCCAAGGCGGCGAAAATCGCCATGGCTCGAAACACGGACGAGTTGTATGAGATGAAAGGTATTGACGCCGTGATGATCGCGACGGCGGATTTCCAGCACGCCTATTGCGCCATCGAAGCCGTCAAAGCAGGCAAAGATGTTTATTGTGAAAAACCCTTTGCCAATATCATGTCCGATGCCAATGAAGCTCTGCGCGTAATCGGCGGATCGAAACAGGTGTTTCAGGTCGGTACGCAACGCCGTTCGACTTCGAGCTATATGAAAGCCAAAGAGTATCTGGACTCCGGCAAGTTCGGCGACATCGTCTTTGCCGACATGACCTGGAACGTCAATCAACCCGGTCGCTGGCGACGACCGAATGTTGTGCCGCTGATGAAGCAGGAAGACACCGACTGGAAACGCTTCCTGATCAATCGCGACCCGAAGATTCCGTTTGACGCGCGCAAACACCTTGAATTCCGTTTGTTCTGGCCGTTTTCTTCCGGCATCCCGGATCAATGGCTGGTTCACCAAATCGACACGGTGCATTGGTTCACGGGCATTCCGCATCCGCGCAGCGTGGTGGCCAACGGCGGCATTTACCTGTGGAAAGATGGCCGCGCCAATTGGGACACGATGACGGCTGTTTTTGATTATCACAATCCGAAAACCGACAAAGCGTTCCAGGTGCTTTACAGTTCCCGCATGACCAACGAAGCAGGCGACGTGAAAGAGATTTATTACTCGAACGCAGGTTCGCTCAACCTCGATACGAACAAGATTGGCCCCGAAGGCGGTTTGCAGGAACGTTACGCCAAGCAGATGGGCATGAAAGCCAATCTGCTGGAACCGTTTTCATTGGGCGAAGCAGGCGGAATGGAAACCTCCGCCAACACCGGGGTGGACAAACAAACCGTCGCTCACGTTCGCAACTGGATGGAATGCATTCGCAGCCGCAACCAGAAAACCAACGCCGATATCCACGCGGCGTACAACCATTCGGTGGCGCTGTGCATGACGATCAAAGCCATTCAAACCGGCGCACGTGTCACATTTGATGACAAAAAGCAGGAAGTCAGCGCTGGCTAA
- a CDS encoding alpha/beta hydrolase, with protein sequence MKSKLFVPILLLAFGLASIAKSDDFKLEPVKCRVVEDLVYGHKDGLALTMDVMIPETKAKNIGVILIVSGSWKSKKSDIASEENLLRGQHWAQGLLNGGFTLFLVRHGSTPRYPVPDMVGDIKRSVRFVRLHAREYDVDPNHLGIVGGSSGGHLALMAAFTGDDGKPDAKDPLERVSSRVQAIMAWFPPVDFINWGGENGYKTIEKIRPTLFQEMFGKITDLEPQLKSVSPIYHVTVDAPPLFLIHGDADKTVPVQQSQILKAKYEELKRPVHLIIQPGAPHTYWPGIEKNYPAIWEWFDKYLK encoded by the coding sequence ATGAAGTCTAAGTTATTCGTCCCGATTTTGTTGTTGGCGTTTGGTCTCGCCTCAATCGCCAAATCGGATGATTTCAAGCTGGAACCTGTAAAATGCCGCGTCGTCGAAGACCTTGTGTACGGCCACAAAGACGGGTTGGCGTTGACGATGGACGTGATGATTCCTGAAACCAAGGCAAAGAACATCGGCGTCATACTCATTGTCAGCGGAAGCTGGAAATCCAAAAAATCCGACATCGCAAGCGAAGAAAATCTGCTTCGCGGGCAGCATTGGGCGCAAGGATTGTTGAACGGGGGATTTACGCTCTTCCTGGTTCGCCACGGCAGCACACCCAGATATCCTGTGCCGGATATGGTCGGCGACATCAAACGCTCCGTTCGTTTCGTTCGACTTCACGCCAGAGAATACGACGTGGACCCCAATCATTTGGGAATCGTTGGCGGTTCATCGGGCGGGCATCTGGCTTTGATGGCCGCTTTTACCGGCGACGATGGCAAACCGGACGCAAAGGACCCACTGGAACGAGTCAGCAGTCGTGTGCAGGCGATTATGGCTTGGTTTCCACCAGTGGACTTCATCAACTGGGGAGGCGAAAATGGTTATAAGACAATCGAAAAAATTCGGCCAACGCTCTTTCAAGAGATGTTTGGCAAAATCACTGACCTGGAACCCCAATTGAAATCTGTTTCGCCGATTTATCACGTGACGGTGGACGCTCCGCCGCTGTTTTTGATTCATGGCGATGCCGACAAAACGGTTCCCGTGCAGCAATCGCAAATCCTGAAAGCAAAGTATGAAGAACTGAAGCGGCCAGTGCATTTGATCATCCAACCCGGCGCGCCGCATACCTACTGGCCGGGCATTGAAAAGAACTACCCTGCCATCTGGGAGTGGTTCGATAAGTATTTGAAATAA
- a CDS encoding TonB-dependent receptor yields MFRSKVFKTSLLILGLIMCFGAVSAQEFRGTISGRVTEASGAAVVNAQVTVTNVATNAAINTTTNDSGDYQALYLAPGNYTVSVEAKGFKKSIRQNIEVRVGDKLQLNIALEIGQVTETVNVTAEASLLETNSASAGQVIDQRRISELPLSDGNPFVLSRLAPGIAYTGDLKFSRPFDNAGTAGIVADGAPGRNEFTLDGVPNMASGGGIGRVAFVPPADAVQEFKVETATYDGQQAHTAGATVNVTLKSGTNKYHGSIYEFVRNDVLSGNDFFINRTNLTTNPSRDKDKDGKADRDSLRYNRYGLTIGGPVVLPRFGIGGKPYWSGQNRTFFFFALEKLKDVFPEPGLFTVPTAAERNGDFSALLPSIVIYDPATARAEGSRVRRDPFPGNIIPANRISGIAKNYLQYYPLPNQAGDAQGRNNYISGNPRFDTFHSESYRFDQVLSESQRMFFRYTHNSRREARGNWTDVVNGIRPTGNYLFRINNGGSFDHIYNFGPTVVLNTRVGYTRFNEPNIRQHQDAINPASLGFPAATAALFGPEQYLPRFEIGNFSVLGDSVGGGSTFNIYSVQPTLTKIAGKHSFKMGYDFRSYRENSYGAGHAAGRYDFASNFTRGPLDNSASGAIGQELASFLLGRTTGGLIDRNAARSNQTLYHGMFFHDDWKWNSKLTLNLGLRYEYEGAANERYNRNIYTFNTTVASPIEAAAKAAYTATPIPEIPAANFNVKGGLIFADKDHRSFWDADKNNVQPRIGFAYKWNDKTVLRGGWGMYTVPFVSSPVINQAGFSLSTPIVGSNDNGLTFVSSLANPFPSGVLVPAGASLGLSALLGQGVTFMPRELNNTQTQRWSFGVQRELPGSWLLELQYVGNHGYDGVVSTNILNATPQKYLSTSLFRDQSQIDASSFLATTVTNPFRGLIPGTGFNNATISRGQLLRPFPEFGTITTTRNDAYSDYHSGQARIEKRFSKGYTLLASYTWSKFLEAGSFLNEVDTKYERRPSDADMTHRLVISGIWELPFGHGRRYGSNWHRAVDVVLGGWQFQGIGQLQSGRPLTIGNVYYNGDITKLKTSVKSSNIDGTVFDISKFYFTDAAVQTNGVVDPVKQRADPRISLTTNYRVVPSRFSGFRGDNLNLWDLSVSKNLSFTESIKLQLRGEFLNAFNTPNFGDPNLSPNNSNFGKITGQNNLARNVQIGLKLIF; encoded by the coding sequence ATGTTCAGATCAAAAGTTTTCAAAACCAGCTTGTTGATCCTTGGTTTAATTATGTGCTTCGGAGCAGTCTCGGCCCAGGAGTTTCGTGGAACGATCTCAGGCCGCGTGACTGAAGCTTCCGGCGCAGCCGTCGTCAATGCTCAAGTCACGGTGACGAACGTTGCAACCAACGCCGCCATAAACACCACCACCAATGATTCCGGCGATTACCAGGCACTGTATCTGGCTCCTGGAAACTACACCGTTTCAGTCGAAGCCAAAGGTTTCAAAAAATCCATTCGGCAAAACATTGAAGTTCGCGTCGGCGACAAACTGCAATTGAACATTGCCCTGGAAATCGGACAGGTAACGGAAACAGTCAATGTCACCGCCGAAGCTTCATTGCTGGAAACCAATTCCGCATCGGCTGGACAGGTCATTGACCAGCGACGCATTTCTGAACTGCCGCTCTCGGACGGCAATCCATTCGTGCTTTCCCGCCTGGCACCTGGCATTGCCTATACGGGGGATTTGAAATTTTCGCGTCCGTTCGATAATGCGGGCACGGCGGGCATCGTGGCGGATGGCGCGCCAGGACGCAATGAATTCACGCTCGACGGCGTGCCGAATATGGCCAGTGGTGGTGGTATTGGTCGTGTGGCTTTTGTGCCGCCTGCCGATGCTGTGCAGGAGTTCAAAGTCGAAACCGCGACGTACGACGGGCAACAAGCGCACACTGCCGGCGCAACGGTCAACGTTACACTCAAAAGCGGCACGAATAAGTATCACGGTTCGATCTATGAATTTGTGCGCAACGACGTGCTTTCAGGCAACGACTTTTTCATCAATCGCACCAATCTGACGACCAATCCCTCGCGCGACAAGGACAAAGACGGCAAAGCCGACCGCGATTCGCTACGTTACAATCGCTACGGGCTGACCATTGGCGGCCCCGTCGTGTTACCGCGATTCGGCATTGGCGGCAAACCCTATTGGAGCGGGCAAAATCGCACTTTCTTTTTCTTTGCGTTGGAAAAATTGAAAGATGTGTTCCCGGAGCCAGGGCTGTTTACCGTGCCGACGGCAGCCGAACGCAATGGTGATTTTTCGGCTTTGTTGCCGAGCATAGTGATCTACGATCCGGCAACGGCGCGTGCTGAAGGATCGCGAGTACGGCGCGATCCTTTCCCCGGCAACATTATTCCTGCAAACCGCATCAGCGGAATTGCCAAAAACTACTTGCAGTATTATCCACTGCCGAACCAGGCGGGCGACGCGCAAGGGCGAAACAACTACATCAGCGGCAATCCGCGCTTCGACACGTTCCATTCCGAATCCTACCGCTTCGACCAGGTGCTGAGCGAAAGCCAGCGTATGTTCTTCCGTTACACCCACAACAGCCGCCGCGAAGCGCGCGGCAATTGGACAGACGTGGTCAATGGGATTCGCCCGACGGGCAACTACCTGTTCCGTATCAACAACGGCGGTTCGTTCGATCACATCTACAATTTCGGGCCGACGGTTGTGCTCAATACGCGCGTCGGCTACACGCGCTTCAATGAGCCGAACATTCGTCAACATCAGGACGCAATCAATCCAGCCAGCTTGGGCTTCCCCGCGGCAACAGCGGCGCTGTTTGGGCCGGAGCAGTATTTGCCACGCTTCGAGATCGGGAACTTTTCGGTTCTCGGCGATTCGGTCGGCGGCGGTTCAACCTTTAACATTTACTCAGTGCAACCGACCCTGACCAAAATCGCGGGCAAACATTCGTTCAAGATGGGTTACGACTTCCGCAGTTACCGCGAGAACAGTTACGGCGCGGGCCACGCGGCTGGCCGGTATGATTTTGCCAGCAACTTCACACGCGGGCCGCTCGACAACTCGGCCAGTGGAGCCATCGGGCAGGAACTCGCTTCTTTCCTGCTCGGGCGAACCACTGGGGGACTGATTGATCGCAATGCGGCGCGCTCCAACCAGACGCTTTATCATGGCATGTTTTTTCACGACGACTGGAAGTGGAACAGCAAGCTGACGCTGAATCTGGGCCTCCGCTACGAATACGAAGGTGCTGCCAATGAGCGTTACAACCGCAACATCTATACCTTCAATACGACTGTCGCCAGCCCCATCGAAGCGGCGGCCAAAGCGGCTTACACAGCCACCCCGATTCCCGAAATCCCCGCGGCCAACTTCAACGTCAAAGGCGGATTGATCTTCGCGGACAAAGATCACCGCAGCTTCTGGGATGCCGACAAGAACAACGTCCAACCGCGCATTGGATTCGCATACAAGTGGAACGACAAGACCGTGTTGCGTGGCGGCTGGGGGATGTATACCGTTCCGTTTGTCAGTTCACCAGTCATCAATCAGGCGGGGTTCTCACTCTCAACTCCAATCGTAGGAAGCAATGATAACGGGTTGACTTTTGTGTCCAGCCTGGCCAATCCGTTCCCGAGCGGCGTGCTGGTTCCAGCAGGCGCGAGCCTGGGGCTTTCGGCGTTGCTCGGCCAGGGCGTGACATTCATGCCCAGAGAATTGAACAATACACAGACCCAGCGATGGTCCTTCGGCGTACAGCGTGAATTGCCCGGCAGTTGGCTGCTGGAGCTGCAGTATGTCGGAAACCATGGATACGATGGGGTGGTCAGCACGAACATCCTCAACGCAACTCCCCAAAAATATCTCTCGACGAGTCTCTTCCGCGACCAAAGCCAGATTGATGCGAGCAGTTTCCTGGCGACAACCGTCACCAATCCTTTCCGTGGTCTGATTCCGGGAACCGGCTTCAACAATGCGACGATCTCGCGCGGACAGTTGCTGCGCCCATTCCCGGAATTCGGAACCATCACGACAACCCGCAATGACGCTTACAGCGATTATCATAGTGGCCAAGCGCGAATCGAGAAACGGTTTAGCAAAGGCTACACCCTCCTGGCCAGCTACACCTGGTCGAAGTTCCTCGAAGCCGGTTCGTTCCTGAATGAAGTGGACACGAAATACGAGCGCCGCCCGTCGGATGCCGATATGACTCATCGCTTGGTCATCAGCGGCATTTGGGAATTACCGTTTGGGCATGGCCGCCGGTATGGGTCGAACTGGCATCGTGCAGTAGATGTAGTCCTGGGCGGTTGGCAATTCCAAGGCATTGGACAATTGCAATCGGGCCGTCCGCTGACCATCGGCAACGTCTACTATAACGGCGACATTACCAAGCTCAAGACCAGCGTCAAGAGCAGTAACATTGACGGCACGGTATTCGACATCAGCAAGTTTTACTTTACTGACGCCGCTGTCCAAACGAATGGCGTGGTTGATCCGGTCAAACAGCGTGCGGATCCGCGCATTTCGCTAACCACCAATTATCGTGTAGTGCCGTCGCGATTTTCGGGTTTCAGGGGCGACAACCTGAACTTGTGGGATTTATCGGTCAGCAAGAACCTCTCGTTCACCGAGAGCATCAAGCTGCAATTGCGAGGTGAGTTTCTCAACGCCTTCAATACACCGAACTTCGGCGACCCGAACTTGAGTCCAAACAACTCGAACTTCGGCAAGATCACGGGTCAGAACAACCTGGCGCGCAATGTGCAGATCGGCTTGAAGCTGATCTTTTAA
- a CDS encoding aminotransferase class V-fold PLP-dependent enzyme, whose protein sequence is MNPEIRKLFPITQNYIYLNHAAVCPISLPVAERMLEYTADLLNNGFVHFDQWGKRIKKVRQLAAQFINASADEIAFAPNTSSGLAFVANGIDWQTGDNIVTADCEFPANLIPWRRIKRGFGVELRMAQERNGRLETEEILNLIDSRTRVVSLSFVEFGSGFRNDLAAIGRHCRERGVLFVVDAIQGLGALKLDVEACCIDALSADAHKFLLGPDGVSLFYVSRQALERIKPTVVGWTSVANPFDFENENQPLANSARRFEPGALNTTGIVGLGAAIELFLNIGQEKIESYLVDLGDYLCERLTERGYQVVSSRRSGEQSAIICCRHNKFSAEELYRILNDQRMITTPRLGKLRISPHFYNTREEIDQFVEALPT, encoded by the coding sequence ATGAACCCAGAAATCCGCAAGCTGTTTCCCATCACACAAAACTACATTTACCTGAATCACGCTGCCGTTTGCCCGATTTCGCTGCCGGTCGCCGAACGAATGCTGGAATACACCGCCGACCTGCTGAACAATGGATTTGTCCATTTCGATCAGTGGGGAAAACGCATCAAAAAAGTCCGCCAACTCGCGGCGCAATTCATTAATGCTTCCGCCGATGAAATCGCTTTTGCCCCGAACACTTCATCTGGCCTTGCGTTCGTGGCCAACGGCATTGACTGGCAAACGGGCGATAACATCGTCACGGCTGACTGCGAATTCCCTGCAAACTTGATCCCCTGGCGGCGAATCAAGCGCGGGTTCGGCGTTGAGTTGCGAATGGCTCAGGAACGCAATGGGAGACTGGAAACCGAAGAAATTTTGAACTTGATAGATTCGCGCACGCGTGTCGTCAGCTTGAGCTTCGTCGAATTCGGCAGTGGATTTCGCAACGATTTGGCAGCCATTGGCCGGCATTGCCGAGAACGCGGCGTTCTGTTCGTGGTTGATGCCATTCAAGGTTTGGGCGCGTTGAAACTGGATGTCGAAGCTTGTTGCATTGACGCATTGTCGGCGGATGCGCATAAATTCCTACTGGGACCGGATGGCGTTTCGCTGTTTTACGTTTCACGGCAGGCACTGGAACGCATCAAGCCAACCGTGGTTGGTTGGACTTCGGTCGCCAATCCCTTTGACTTCGAAAACGAAAATCAACCACTTGCCAATAGCGCGCGACGATTCGAACCGGGCGCATTGAACACCACAGGAATTGTCGGACTCGGTGCCGCCATTGAATTGTTCCTCAACATCGGCCAAGAAAAGATTGAATCTTATCTTGTGGACCTCGGTGATTATCTGTGTGAACGGCTGACAGAACGAGGTTATCAGGTCGTCAGTTCCCGCCGTTCGGGAGAACAGTCGGCAATTATCTGTTGCCGTCACAATAAATTTTCAGCCGAAGAGCTGTATCGGATTTTGAACGACCAGCGTATGATCACTACCCCCCGGCTTGGCAAACTGCGAATCTCCCCGCATTTTTACAATACGCGAGAGGAAATTGATCAGTTCGTTGAAGCCTTACCCACGTAA
- a CDS encoding asparaginase — MDAHHAAVSLVEITRGQLVESLHRGFIAAVDAEGRIIARLGEVETHTWYRSAAKPFQAIPLIAIGAADYFGLTPQELAVISASHSGEDIHLETVGAILKKIGFSEADLLCGTHQPYDELAARKLQTEQKSPSQLHNNCSGKHSGMLAFAKFIGQPISDYINPLHPIQQQILSAIAQFSDVPISEIAIAVDGCSAPVFGTSVLAMACSFARLVGSRYISLDPTLAAAAERIVEAMTEFPEMVGGSRGRLDTDLMKAAQKQIVSKVGAEGVQLLGVKPCKRYPKGLGIAIKIEDGDTRRARDPVVIETLRQLGVLSEEQVKGLAAYLHTPLFNHRKLEVGKVRPCFQL, encoded by the coding sequence ATGGATGCCCATCATGCCGCAGTTTCTTTGGTGGAAATTACGCGCGGCCAATTGGTTGAATCGCTTCATCGTGGATTTATTGCCGCAGTTGACGCGGAAGGTCGAATCATTGCTCGACTCGGCGAGGTGGAAACACATACCTGGTATCGCTCGGCGGCAAAGCCGTTCCAGGCCATTCCGCTCATTGCCATCGGAGCGGCGGATTATTTCGGCCTGACTCCGCAAGAATTGGCCGTTATCTCGGCTTCGCACAGTGGCGAAGATATCCATCTGGAAACTGTCGGTGCCATCTTGAAAAAAATCGGGTTTTCAGAAGCCGATCTTCTCTGCGGAACGCACCAGCCGTATGACGAATTGGCTGCGCGCAAGTTACAAACAGAACAGAAGTCTCCCAGCCAACTTCATAACAACTGCTCCGGCAAACACAGCGGTATGCTCGCATTTGCCAAATTTATTGGGCAGCCGATCTCTGATTACATCAATCCACTGCATCCGATTCAGCAACAAATTCTCTCTGCGATCGCGCAATTCAGCGATGTCCCGATCAGCGAGATTGCGATTGCCGTTGATGGATGTAGTGCGCCAGTTTTCGGAACCAGTGTTTTGGCAATGGCGTGCAGTTTTGCACGGTTGGTTGGCTCTCGATACATCAGCCTTGATCCCACACTTGCCGCTGCTGCTGAACGAATCGTGGAAGCGATGACCGAATTTCCAGAAATGGTCGGCGGTTCACGTGGTCGGTTGGATACAGATCTGATGAAGGCTGCTCAAAAGCAGATTGTTTCCAAAGTCGGCGCGGAAGGCGTTCAATTGCTAGGAGTCAAACCTTGCAAGCGATACCCAAAGGGTCTTGGCATCGCCATCAAAATTGAAGATGGCGACACCAGACGTGCCCGAGATCCTGTCGTCATCGAAACTTTGCGTCAACTTGGGGTGCTCAGCGAAGAGCAGGTAAAAGGACTTGCCGCTTATCTACACACTCCTCTTTTTAACCATCGTAAACTTGAAGTCGGAAAAGTCCGTCCCTGCTTCCAATTATGA